The proteins below come from a single Aegilops tauschii subsp. strangulata cultivar AL8/78 chromosome 6, Aet v6.0, whole genome shotgun sequence genomic window:
- the LOC109774094 gene encoding uncharacterized protein encodes MAEEGHKVVLNVYDLSNGLARQLSTSFLGKPIEAIWHTGVVVYGNEYFFGGGIQAAPAGATQYGRPVRVVDLGVTHLPREVFEDYLRDIAPRYTAATYSLLTHNCNNFSNEVAQFLVGAGIPDYILNLPNEVMSSPMGAMIMPMIQNLEATLRNNAAPQTTQFVPTPASVSVPQPVASADKTPSSTAAAAASAAPVGSSSKKEEEKKIEKQTPEKAAAAAPAMADPLGSMRGKVQEEVMREFAALMASGTLRASEAAALAMRRVMERHGDGASMQA; translated from the exons ATGGCGGAG GAGGGGCACAAGGTGGTGCTCAACGTGTACGACCTCAGCAACGGCCTGGCGCGCCAGCTCTCCACCTCCTTCCTCGGCAAGCCCATCGAGGCCATATG GCACACGGGCGTGGTGGTGTACGGCAACGAGTACTTCTTCGGGGGCGGGATCCaggcggcgccggcgggggcCACGCAGTACGGCCGCCCCGTGCGGGTCGTCGACCTGGGCGTCACCCACCTCCCCCGCGAGGTCTTCGAGGACTACCTCCGCGACATCGCGCCGCGCTACACCGCCGCCACCTACAGCCTGCTCACCCACAACTGCAACAACTTTAGCAACGAGGTCGCGCAGTTCCTCGTCGGCGCCGGGATCCCCGACTACATCCTCAACCTGCCCAACGAGGTCATGTCCAGCCCCATGGGCGCCATGATCATGCCCATGATCCAGAACCTCGAGGCCACGCTCAGGAACAACGCCGCGCCCCAGACCACCCAGTTCGTGCCCACGCCGGCCTCTGTCTCCGTGCCGCAGCCGGTGGCTTCGGCCGACAAAACCCCTAGTTCTACAGCAGCTGCCGCTGCTAGTGCGGCACCTGTTGGCTCTTCTTCcaagaaagaagaagagaagaagatcgagAAGCAGACTCCAGAGAAAGCCGCCGCGGCAGCTCCGGCTATGGCTGACCCTCTCGGGAGCATGAGGGGGAAGGTGCAGGAGGAGGTGATGAGGGAGTTTGCGGCGCTCATGGCCAGTGGGACACTGCGGGCGAGCGAGGCCGCGGCGCTGGCCATGCGCCGGGTCATGGAGCGCCACGGTGACGGCGCCAGTATGCAGGCCTAG